From Actinopolymorpha cephalotaxi, one genomic window encodes:
- a CDS encoding amidohydrolase family protein, with translation MIIDAHVRVGSGREVDLTVEQLLATMDTLGIDRALVAPGERCTAYDNREGNETVCSVAAASDGRLAAYAVANPWRGRYALDELTRAKDAGAVALAVDPVLQGFDVLDGLLDPLLAFAAEQDWFVYIRTGTPPTALPLPAASLARRYPELRFLMGKSGATDFWIDAAPALRHAPNLHADTAYAPWDTVLSEFARDDQIGSGRCVFTTDAPYTVPQAELARILEWATIDDAQRADVLAGSATRLLGANLPAGWK, from the coding sequence GTGATCATCGACGCGCATGTACGGGTTGGCAGCGGGCGTGAGGTCGACCTGACCGTCGAGCAACTCCTGGCGACGATGGACACGCTGGGCATCGATCGCGCGCTCGTCGCCCCTGGCGAACGCTGTACGGCCTACGACAACCGCGAAGGCAACGAGACGGTGTGCAGTGTCGCCGCGGCGTCAGATGGGCGACTTGCTGCCTACGCAGTCGCGAATCCCTGGCGCGGCCGCTACGCACTGGACGAGCTCACCCGAGCGAAGGACGCCGGCGCGGTTGCCCTGGCGGTGGATCCGGTGCTTCAGGGGTTCGACGTGCTCGACGGTCTGCTCGACCCGTTGCTCGCGTTCGCGGCGGAGCAGGACTGGTTCGTCTACATCCGTACCGGAACTCCCCCGACCGCGCTCCCGCTCCCGGCGGCCTCTCTCGCGCGCCGTTACCCGGAGCTGCGCTTCCTAATGGGCAAGAGCGGCGCGACCGACTTCTGGATCGACGCGGCACCGGCCCTGCGCCACGCGCCGAATCTCCACGCCGACACGGCGTACGCGCCGTGGGACACCGTTCTCAGCGAGTTCGCCCGCGACGATCAGATCGGATCGGGGAGGTGTGTTTTCACCACGGATGCGCCCTACACGGTGCCACAGGCCGAACTGGCCCGGATCCTCGAGTGGGCGACCATCGATGACGCACAGCGTGCGGACGTCCTCGCCGGATCCGCGACGCGGCTGCTCGGCGCGAACCTCCCAGCAGGCTGGAAGTGA
- a CDS encoding amidohydrolase family protein yields MIVDVHNHTPTHRDAVPDGEHLSFDSWRSDRSVVTTNSWDDFDREQADADVTIVFNIAVDDPLRATGLPYLPERTNDATAEFVAAAPERRIGFMSVNPLAPRVFDEVERCRDLNLVGVKLGPNYQNFDPLCDEARRLYAYCEREGLPILFHQGTSPIQEAPLRYTHPLVMDEIALAFPELRVVMAHMGHPFVRETVAVIRKHPHVYADVSSVYLRPWLAWEALTFASEWGVPHKLLFGSDYPISTSGEAMAALRRVNDIVEGTKLPRVPDDSIERIIHADALSALGLEKQ; encoded by the coding sequence ATGATCGTCGACGTTCACAACCACACTCCGACCCACCGTGACGCGGTACCTGACGGCGAACACCTGTCCTTCGACAGCTGGCGTTCTGACCGCTCGGTCGTGACCACGAACAGCTGGGACGACTTCGACCGGGAACAGGCCGACGCCGACGTCACGATCGTCTTCAACATCGCGGTGGACGATCCGTTGCGTGCGACGGGCCTGCCGTACTTACCTGAGCGGACAAACGACGCTACCGCGGAGTTCGTTGCCGCGGCGCCGGAGCGGCGGATCGGTTTCATGTCTGTCAACCCGCTCGCACCACGGGTGTTCGACGAGGTGGAGCGCTGCCGCGACCTGAACCTGGTAGGTGTGAAGCTCGGGCCCAACTACCAGAACTTCGACCCGCTCTGTGACGAGGCGCGTCGCCTCTACGCCTACTGCGAGCGCGAGGGCCTGCCCATCCTGTTCCACCAGGGGACCTCGCCCATCCAAGAGGCACCGTTGCGGTACACCCACCCGCTCGTGATGGACGAAATCGCGCTGGCATTCCCCGAACTGAGGGTGGTGATGGCGCACATGGGTCACCCCTTCGTGCGGGAGACCGTCGCCGTGATCCGTAAGCATCCACACGTGTACGCCGACGTGTCGTCGGTGTACCTGCGGCCGTGGCTGGCCTGGGAGGCACTGACCTTCGCCAGTGAATGGGGCGTGCCGCACAAGCTCCTGTTCGGTTCCGACTACCCGATCTCCACCTCAGGTGAGGCGATGGCGGCGCTGCGACGGGTCAACGACATTGTCGAGGGCACGAAGCTTCCGCGGGTGCCGGACGACTCGATCGAGCGGATCATCCACGCGGACGCCCTGTCGGCGCTCGGATTGGAGAAGCAGTGA
- a CDS encoding mandelate racemase/muconate lactonizing enzyme family protein — MTDTIAAVHTALVSIPAHPDLVVRGAKGSHERSDFCLVRAVTAAGVEGYGEVSCTPLWSGEDGPTAQHFVRTVLAPALLGRPLVPVAALDQAMDRVLARNPFTKAGVSTALWDAYARTLDLPLAVALGGPLRTEVPIKLSLSGDGERLEQVHAAAVQAGFTAFKVKVGLGVEGDVARVAHARRLVGQGAFLGMDANGGWSRGEARIALRRLHDQDVAFLEQPVEAGDLEGMAALRAEGLPVVADESVFDLADLRRVIRQDAADVVSVYVGKAGGPGRAVELGTVAHAFGLASLLGSNGELGLAAAAQIHVAAALPGLTTAFPSDIIGAHYYAEDILAEPLPSDGQRVRLPPGPGLGVQLREDVLTRFR, encoded by the coding sequence ATGACCGACACGATCGCCGCCGTTCACACCGCGTTGGTGAGCATCCCGGCACATCCTGACCTTGTCGTCCGCGGCGCGAAGGGCTCGCACGAGCGGTCCGACTTCTGCCTGGTGAGGGCCGTCACCGCTGCTGGGGTCGAGGGATACGGCGAAGTGAGCTGTACGCCGCTGTGGAGCGGTGAGGACGGGCCGACTGCCCAGCACTTCGTACGGACCGTGCTGGCGCCGGCCCTCCTCGGTCGTCCCCTGGTGCCGGTGGCCGCGTTGGACCAGGCGATGGACCGGGTTCTTGCGCGCAACCCGTTCACCAAGGCGGGTGTGTCGACTGCGCTGTGGGACGCGTACGCGCGCACGCTCGACTTACCGCTCGCCGTCGCACTGGGCGGCCCTCTTCGTACCGAGGTGCCCATCAAGCTCTCGCTGTCCGGCGATGGGGAGCGCCTCGAGCAGGTGCACGCCGCGGCTGTGCAGGCGGGTTTCACGGCGTTCAAGGTCAAGGTCGGTCTCGGCGTCGAAGGGGACGTCGCCAGGGTCGCGCATGCGAGACGGTTGGTCGGCCAGGGCGCGTTCCTCGGGATGGATGCCAATGGCGGCTGGTCCCGGGGAGAGGCGCGCATCGCACTTCGCCGGCTGCATGACCAGGACGTCGCCTTCCTCGAGCAGCCGGTGGAGGCCGGCGACCTGGAGGGGATGGCTGCACTTCGGGCCGAAGGTCTCCCCGTGGTGGCCGACGAGTCGGTCTTCGACCTGGCCGACCTTCGCCGGGTGATCCGGCAGGACGCCGCGGACGTGGTGAGCGTGTATGTCGGGAAGGCCGGAGGGCCCGGCCGGGCGGTGGAGCTGGGTACGGTCGCGCACGCATTCGGGTTGGCTTCGCTGCTGGGTTCCAATGGCGAGCTCGGCCTTGCTGCCGCCGCCCAGATTCACGTCGCTGCGGCGCTTCCGGGCCTGACCACGGCCTTTCCGTCCGACATCATCGGCGCGCACTACTACGCCGAGGACATCCTCGCCGAACCGCTGCCGAGCGACGGACAGCGCGTACGTCTGCCGCCTGGTCCTGGGCTCGGTGTACAGCTTCGTGAGGACGTGCTCACCCGGTTCCGCTGA
- a CDS encoding amidohydrolase family protein, with amino-acid sequence MIDFHTHTPAWKTATWLAGASFGAREFVEFMDSTGIDAAVVLSHDGLFNPTPEANDEVAAFVAEYPDRMAAFGTVSPRQSGAVSEVERCFAQLHMRGLKLHPWLQGFSMHEPALDPICEVVAEAGGILLSHDGTPPYSTPLQIAALARRHPNLPVVLGHGGLHDCWREALAATVETPNLYLCICGTPPYAARRILAEAPPGKVLFGTDAGLSDKASQDYAVARVREIDGWGITPAQRRSMLEEAPRTLLGDRGPARGRA; translated from the coding sequence GTGATCGACTTTCACACCCACACGCCGGCATGGAAGACCGCGACCTGGTTGGCAGGCGCGTCGTTCGGTGCCCGGGAGTTCGTGGAGTTCATGGACTCCACGGGGATCGACGCCGCCGTGGTTCTGAGCCACGACGGACTCTTCAATCCAACTCCAGAGGCCAACGACGAGGTGGCCGCGTTCGTGGCGGAGTATCCGGACCGGATGGCGGCGTTCGGCACCGTCAGCCCCCGTCAGAGCGGCGCGGTGTCGGAGGTCGAGCGCTGCTTCGCCCAGCTGCACATGCGAGGGCTCAAGCTGCACCCGTGGCTGCAGGGGTTCTCGATGCACGAGCCTGCACTCGACCCGATCTGCGAGGTGGTCGCCGAGGCAGGAGGAATTCTGCTGAGCCACGACGGCACACCGCCGTACTCCACGCCGCTGCAGATCGCGGCCCTGGCTCGAAGGCACCCGAACCTCCCCGTGGTGCTGGGACACGGTGGTCTGCACGACTGCTGGCGGGAGGCTCTCGCCGCCACGGTGGAGACGCCGAACCTCTACCTGTGCATCTGTGGGACACCGCCGTACGCGGCTCGCAGGATCCTGGCCGAGGCCCCGCCCGGAAAAGTCCTCTTCGGCACCGACGCCGGCCTGTCCGACAAGGCGAGCCAGGACTACGCGGTGGCGCGGGTCCGCGAGATCGACGGCTGGGGGATCACGCCGGCTCAGCGGCGATCGATGCTGGAGGAAGCTCCGCGCACTCTGCTGGGCGACCGAGGGCCGGCTCGGGGGAGGGCATGA
- a CDS encoding Gfo/Idh/MocA family protein, producing the protein MAVEVPVRLALVGLGAIGLAAHLPAMLRSEAVQVVGLADPSPERRAAAAPRAPGAAVYADAAEVCGAAGVDGVVLATPPWVTTGLAEQFLRAGQFVLAEKPIAVSTADARKLATLPDERQRRLQVGLTYRHDPALARLREWIRDGPLHGPLLIRAHIYDERLNAKDPDHSARIRQTLRHGPPVLHEGAHVFDWLAFLLDGASPRVSDAWSVRSDPGLASPNLNGARLTYRCGTNVLVEFGWLTSELPRCELSILGQHGYAVLDGFTFRLTLTADGETKVYDDPVDRTERCFDRQLGAFVDLVRGRSDRAVPGLPEGLAALDLSERIAATASMFTIPGRERT; encoded by the coding sequence ATGGCAGTCGAGGTACCGGTACGTCTCGCGCTCGTCGGCCTTGGCGCGATCGGCTTGGCTGCTCATCTCCCGGCGATGCTGAGGTCGGAGGCTGTTCAGGTGGTTGGCTTAGCCGATCCATCGCCGGAGCGGCGGGCGGCCGCAGCTCCCCGTGCACCAGGTGCAGCGGTGTACGCGGACGCGGCGGAGGTGTGCGGGGCGGCCGGGGTCGACGGCGTGGTCCTGGCGACGCCGCCATGGGTGACCACCGGACTGGCGGAGCAGTTTCTGCGGGCCGGGCAGTTCGTGCTCGCGGAGAAGCCGATCGCAGTGTCGACGGCGGATGCTCGGAAATTGGCCACCTTGCCGGACGAGAGGCAGCGACGGCTGCAGGTCGGGTTGACGTATCGACACGATCCGGCTCTCGCGCGGCTGCGGGAGTGGATCCGTGATGGCCCGCTCCACGGTCCGCTGCTGATCCGCGCGCACATCTACGACGAACGCCTGAACGCGAAGGACCCCGACCACTCGGCACGCATCCGCCAGACGCTGCGCCACGGTCCTCCGGTGCTCCACGAAGGTGCGCACGTGTTTGACTGGCTGGCCTTCCTGCTGGACGGTGCGAGCCCACGCGTATCCGATGCTTGGTCAGTGCGCTCAGATCCGGGTCTTGCCTCGCCCAACCTCAACGGGGCAAGGCTGACCTACCGGTGCGGAACGAATGTGCTTGTGGAGTTCGGCTGGCTGACGTCCGAGCTTCCACGCTGTGAGCTCTCCATCCTCGGACAGCATGGCTATGCCGTCCTCGACGGCTTCACCTTCCGCCTGACGCTTACCGCCGACGGCGAGACGAAGGTGTACGACGATCCGGTCGACCGGACCGAGCGCTGCTTCGACCGCCAGCTCGGCGCGTTCGTGGACCTGGTGAGGGGACGGAGCGATCGGGCGGTACCGGGGCTACCCGAGGGGCTTGCTGCGCTGGACCTGAGCGAGCGGATCGCAGCCACGGCGTCGATGTTCACGATTCCCGGGAGGGAGCGCACGTGA
- a CDS encoding dihydrofolate reductase family protein — MRNISSSTFVSLDGVVNHMDKWHFDYIDDQSDALALEQLRAADAMLMGRKTYEVYAGAWPGRDSEYAEAINAIPKYVASKTLTEPSWHNTTVLDGDLVEEVRKLGAQNGASILMHGYGPVAKTLLRADLLTELHLWVHPHLAGVGDEGDLLIEQGLNKKFRLTANRTLDSGVVVLTLRNPDA; from the coding sequence GTGAGGAACATCAGCAGCTCGACGTTCGTCAGTCTCGACGGAGTTGTGAACCACATGGACAAATGGCACTTCGACTACATCGACGATCAATCGGACGCCCTGGCGCTGGAACAACTCCGGGCCGCCGACGCCATGCTGATGGGCCGCAAGACCTATGAGGTCTACGCCGGCGCCTGGCCGGGAAGAGACAGCGAGTACGCCGAGGCGATCAACGCCATCCCCAAGTACGTCGCCTCCAAGACCCTCACCGAGCCCTCCTGGCACAACACCACAGTTCTCGACGGCGATCTCGTCGAGGAGGTGCGCAAACTGGGTGCTCAGAACGGCGCGTCGATACTGATGCACGGCTACGGGCCGGTGGCCAAGACGCTCCTGCGCGCAGACCTTCTCACCGAGCTGCACTTGTGGGTCCATCCCCACCTGGCCGGCGTCGGCGACGAGGGTGACCTCCTCATCGAGCAAGGGCTCAACAAGAAGTTCAGGCTGACGGCCAACCGGACCCTCGACTCCGGAGTCGTCGTACTCACGCTCCGCAACCCCGACGCGTGA
- a CDS encoding SRPBCC family protein, whose translation MSEQSHQETSGGFTVRRHLPATAERVHAAFVEPSKLEQWFVVPGYETPAERMRVDPRPGGRMEAVMISDADGSEISFGFEYAELDPPHRVALRFDEPRELVTVTMAETSDGSVDLTYVFLSWPAPADEEAPRRGVEGMLDLIDAAIRRGTI comes from the coding sequence ATGTCCGAGCAATCCCACCAGGAGACGAGCGGCGGGTTTACCGTGCGTCGACATCTCCCCGCGACCGCCGAACGAGTGCATGCCGCATTCGTGGAGCCCAGCAAGCTCGAGCAGTGGTTCGTCGTGCCCGGCTATGAGACTCCTGCCGAACGGATGCGAGTCGATCCTCGACCGGGCGGCCGAATGGAAGCGGTCATGATCTCCGACGCGGACGGCTCGGAGATCTCCTTCGGGTTCGAGTACGCCGAGCTCGACCCTCCGCACCGAGTCGCCCTTCGTTTCGACGAACCGCGGGAGCTGGTCACCGTGACGATGGCCGAGACCTCGGACGGATCCGTCGACCTCACCTACGTGTTCCTCAGCTGGCCGGCCCCGGCCGACGAGGAGGCCCCCCGCCGCGGGGTCGAGGGCATGCTCGACCTGATCGACGCGGCGATCAGGCGCGGCACCATCTGA
- a CDS encoding GNAT family N-acetyltransferase, translating into MHRTFEDQRTGDDMDLTGLTKKLAIAPGAVVPRNLKHGRVQAHAISRDDLEADVAGINASLDLIRRTRGGSWPTGPVTLEGNYVDLVWHEAEFRDDKSYTYVLTNPDHGYIGCLYLYPLGVRRPLTEETLHHDVDVSWWVTPPAYEAGLYAATFEALRGWIGDEIPFTAPFYSNREIPC; encoded by the coding sequence ATGCACCGCACTTTCGAGGACCAACGAACCGGAGACGACATGGACCTCACCGGGCTGACCAAGAAGCTGGCCATCGCCCCCGGAGCCGTGGTGCCACGGAACCTCAAGCATGGGCGGGTCCAGGCTCACGCCATCTCCCGCGACGACCTCGAAGCCGACGTGGCCGGCATCAACGCCAGTCTGGACCTGATCCGGCGCACACGCGGCGGGTCCTGGCCCACCGGGCCTGTCACCCTCGAGGGCAACTACGTGGACCTGGTCTGGCATGAAGCCGAGTTCCGCGACGACAAGTCCTACACCTACGTGCTCACCAACCCCGACCACGGATACATCGGATGCCTGTACCTGTATCCCCTGGGTGTGCGTCGCCCACTGACGGAGGAGACGCTGCACCACGACGTGGACGTGAGCTGGTGGGTCACTCCCCCGGCGTACGAGGCGGGCCTGTACGCCGCCACGTTCGAAGCCCTTCGAGGCTGGATCGGCGACGAAATCCCCTTCACGGCGCCGTTCTACTCCAACCGGGAGATCCCATGCTGA
- a CDS encoding helix-turn-helix transcriptional regulator: MTSSDHGDLTSFVGRDAELAELADLVDGRRLITLTGVGGCGKTRLARRLLSRPGAVWADSMVTADLGALTDASQIPAAVARAAGVMVEPGRSEVLRLARRLADIRMLWLDNCEHLLEAVADLVTAVLRECPVVTVVTTSRVPLRILGETVWQVPALLPADACRLFADRAGLVAPRFALTHDEALVRVICERVDHLPLAIELAAPWIRALSLEQIASGLNRSYDLLVGGPSDAAPRHQSLQASMSWSHDLLTEAEKRLFRRLSIFAEAFTLDDAARSDLDGGDSKPSDAEDAGAAAGGPAGVARLIDASLLTVTEIQGELRYTMLDTVRQFASERLVESGELDAVRRRHLALQAALAVEADRGRNENQERWRGELISRQGDLAAAVTWGLASDAGADNKRAAELVANLGHYWLLDGQIGEGLGLTDVALDSCPDDPALQARLYATRALLAMASGHLDAVTEAAQKAADLARRSGDLATQARSEALAAFPQFFADFDACATTATRARDLADTAGDAFAADWAGVLESYALLTRGRNDQADALARTVADRARLRRDRFCGAFAVGVGIYTSMTRGQLSVAVRVGHEALALVAPLGDHFATGTLTGNTAHALAVHGDLDAAMRLLHPIARSLDTTVEADAVGFMVPMGLVHLWRGEPERALTWFQRGVARLERHELDWSAARSLPGLVAALRCTGQTDAAEEWATRGSRLLEKFGAPFELADLLDEHARLVGDCAPRARELHLRALYIRHRNGVPLGNAASLEGLASLAEAGGDLCEAARLSAAADRTRTLMGHPRAANDQTRHRRMEARLQGALGPRFGEICREAATTDPRSMVTALLRGRGPRVHRSGPLAALTPSELEVATLVSQGLNNPEIAARLFMSRGTVKAHLAHVYPKLGVPNRAALAALVHRTRN; the protein is encoded by the coding sequence GTGACGAGCAGCGACCACGGGGATCTGACCAGCTTCGTCGGGCGGGACGCCGAACTGGCCGAGTTGGCGGACCTCGTAGATGGCCGCCGTCTCATCACGCTCACCGGAGTCGGTGGCTGCGGAAAGACCCGCCTCGCCCGCCGGCTTCTCAGCCGGCCAGGTGCGGTGTGGGCGGACTCCATGGTGACCGCCGACCTCGGAGCACTGACGGACGCTTCGCAGATACCGGCGGCGGTCGCAAGGGCGGCAGGCGTCATGGTCGAGCCCGGCCGAAGTGAAGTACTGCGGCTTGCCCGCCGCCTGGCCGACATTCGCATGCTGTGGCTGGACAACTGCGAACACCTGCTCGAGGCGGTGGCGGATCTGGTCACCGCGGTTCTGCGCGAGTGCCCGGTGGTGACCGTCGTGACAACCAGCCGGGTGCCGCTCCGGATCCTGGGCGAGACGGTGTGGCAAGTGCCTGCACTCCTACCCGCGGACGCCTGCCGACTGTTTGCCGACCGGGCAGGGCTCGTCGCGCCACGGTTCGCGCTCACGCACGACGAGGCGCTTGTTCGGGTCATCTGTGAGCGTGTGGACCACTTGCCGTTGGCGATCGAACTGGCTGCGCCGTGGATCCGGGCACTGTCGCTGGAACAGATTGCCAGCGGTCTCAATCGCTCCTACGACCTACTCGTCGGCGGTCCGTCCGACGCCGCCCCGCGACATCAGAGCCTGCAGGCGTCCATGTCCTGGAGCCACGATCTGCTTACCGAGGCGGAGAAGCGGTTGTTCCGCAGGCTGTCGATCTTCGCTGAAGCGTTCACGTTGGACGATGCCGCCCGCTCGGATCTCGATGGGGGCGACTCGAAGCCCTCCGACGCCGAGGACGCTGGCGCCGCTGCCGGGGGGCCTGCCGGGGTGGCCAGGCTGATCGATGCATCGCTCCTCACCGTGACCGAAATCCAAGGCGAGTTGCGCTACACCATGCTCGACACGGTACGGCAGTTTGCCAGCGAGCGACTGGTCGAGTCCGGCGAACTCGACGCCGTCAGACGGCGGCACCTGGCCCTGCAAGCGGCGCTTGCGGTCGAGGCGGATCGCGGCCGCAACGAGAACCAGGAACGGTGGCGTGGCGAACTGATCAGCCGTCAAGGGGACCTTGCAGCCGCTGTGACCTGGGGCCTCGCGAGCGACGCCGGCGCAGACAACAAACGTGCCGCTGAACTCGTCGCGAACCTCGGTCACTACTGGCTGCTCGACGGGCAGATCGGCGAAGGCCTGGGACTCACCGACGTGGCACTCGACTCGTGCCCCGACGACCCCGCGCTCCAGGCCCGGCTGTACGCGACGCGCGCGCTGCTCGCTATGGCCTCCGGGCACCTGGATGCCGTCACCGAGGCCGCCCAGAAGGCCGCGGACCTCGCTCGCAGATCAGGGGACTTGGCGACCCAGGCGCGTTCCGAAGCCTTGGCCGCCTTCCCGCAGTTCTTCGCCGACTTCGACGCCTGCGCCACAACCGCAACTCGCGCACGCGACCTCGCCGACACCGCCGGCGACGCGTTCGCGGCCGACTGGGCCGGCGTCCTGGAGTCCTATGCACTGCTTACGCGCGGCAGGAACGATCAGGCTGATGCGCTTGCGCGTACCGTTGCCGATCGCGCGCGGCTACGCCGCGACCGCTTCTGCGGCGCCTTCGCGGTCGGCGTGGGCATATACACCTCGATGACGCGTGGCCAGCTTTCGGTAGCCGTACGCGTCGGCCATGAGGCACTCGCCCTGGTGGCACCGCTGGGTGACCACTTCGCGACCGGAACGTTGACGGGCAACACCGCACATGCTTTGGCGGTCCACGGTGACCTGGACGCCGCGATGAGGCTGCTGCACCCGATCGCCCGGTCTCTTGACACGACTGTGGAGGCCGACGCGGTGGGGTTCATGGTTCCCATGGGGCTTGTCCACCTCTGGCGCGGTGAGCCAGAGCGCGCGTTGACGTGGTTCCAGCGGGGCGTCGCGAGACTTGAGCGACACGAACTCGACTGGTCGGCGGCCCGCAGCCTCCCCGGTCTGGTCGCGGCGTTGCGCTGCACCGGGCAGACCGATGCGGCCGAGGAATGGGCTACTCGCGGGTCCCGTCTCCTCGAGAAGTTCGGGGCTCCCTTCGAACTGGCTGACCTCCTCGACGAGCATGCTCGTCTCGTTGGGGACTGTGCACCTCGGGCCCGCGAGTTGCACCTACGCGCGCTCTACATCCGTCACAGGAACGGCGTGCCGCTGGGTAACGCCGCAAGCTTGGAGGGCCTCGCGTCATTGGCCGAGGCCGGCGGGGACCTGTGCGAGGCTGCGCGTCTCAGTGCAGCTGCGGATCGGACAAGGACGCTCATGGGTCATCCCCGGGCCGCAAACGACCAGACTCGTCACCGGCGGATGGAGGCACGCCTTCAGGGGGCACTGGGTCCCCGGTTCGGGGAAATCTGTCGCGAGGCGGCGACGACAGATCCTCGATCGATGGTGACGGCGCTGCTCCGCGGGCGGGGGCCACGCGTCCATCGGTCCGGTCCCCTCGCCGCACTCACTCCAAGCGAGCTGGAGGTTGCGACCCTCGTGTCGCAGGGACTCAACAATCCCGAGATTGCCGCTCGGCTGTTCATGAGCCGCGGAACCGTCAAGGCCCACCTTGCACATGTCTATCCCAAGCTGGGCGTCCCAAACCGGGCGGCACTCGCCGCGTTGGTCCACCGAACGCGGAACTGA
- a CDS encoding GlxA family transcriptional regulator, whose protein sequence is MSSARRILVVGYPAAEALDIACVVSTLQIANYVRGRHEYRVELAALSGGMIRTATGLTLQADAPLERVKGPLDTLVVSGGIGYMSAMEDQQLVAHVRRLARESRRVASVCTGAGVLAAAGLLDGRRAATHWDHAEFLSTRFPAVRFDPAPIYLVEDSLCTSAGVTAALDLCLSFIESDTGPDVARAVARQLVTYMQRPGNQAQMSVFTATTPRNSVVRQAVEFIETHLGENLTPALVAQRVGVSERHLSRLFTRELTVSAARFIRRRRTSAAAQLLADTDLTQDAVAARVGFRTVETMRQAFQHLYGVSPSHFQATQRSTRHA, encoded by the coding sequence GTGTCCAGCGCGCGAAGGATCCTGGTGGTGGGCTATCCGGCGGCGGAGGCCCTGGACATCGCCTGCGTGGTCTCGACCCTGCAGATAGCGAACTATGTGCGCGGTCGGCACGAGTACCGAGTGGAGTTGGCCGCGCTGTCGGGCGGGATGATCCGCACCGCGACCGGCCTGACGCTGCAGGCCGATGCGCCGTTGGAGCGGGTGAAGGGCCCGCTGGACACCCTGGTCGTCTCGGGCGGGATCGGTTACATGTCCGCGATGGAGGACCAGCAACTGGTCGCTCACGTACGCCGCCTCGCACGCGAAAGCCGCCGGGTCGCGTCGGTGTGCACCGGCGCCGGAGTCCTCGCGGCGGCAGGACTGCTCGACGGGCGTCGCGCGGCGACGCACTGGGACCACGCCGAATTCCTGTCCACCCGGTTCCCGGCGGTGCGGTTCGACCCGGCGCCGATCTACCTGGTGGAGGACTCGCTGTGCACGTCGGCGGGGGTGACAGCGGCACTCGACCTGTGCCTGTCGTTCATAGAATCCGACACCGGGCCCGACGTCGCCCGGGCCGTGGCCCGGCAGTTGGTGACGTACATGCAGCGTCCGGGAAACCAGGCCCAGATGAGCGTGTTCACAGCCACGACCCCGCGCAATTCGGTCGTACGCCAGGCAGTCGAGTTCATCGAGACCCACCTCGGCGAGAACCTGACTCCGGCGCTGGTCGCTCAGCGGGTCGGAGTCAGCGAGCGGCACCTGTCCCGGCTGTTCACCCGCGAGTTGACCGTAAGCGCGGCCCGGTTCATCCGTCGGCGCCGCACCAGCGCCGCGGCGCAACTGCTGGCCGATACGGACCTGACCCAGGACGCCGTCGCGGCGCGGGTGGGCTTCCGGACGGTCGAGACCATGCGACAGGCGTTCCAACATCTCTACGGCGTCTCACCGTCGCACTTCCAGGCCACCCAGCGCAGCACGCGGCACGCCTGA